From a single Notolabrus celidotus isolate fNotCel1 chromosome 7, fNotCel1.pri, whole genome shotgun sequence genomic region:
- the abcc10 gene encoding multidrug resistance-associated protein 7 — MSEFRPAELLAGFCHTDEQDPFPVWRDGRIGPCFNQLVLGALPHAGMAVFSACYLSVARCNLLGSSPPCGWTLRLVSAILAVLLFTADVVLVSLLRQADMYLDVLADSCAVLAWLVHLSAIAVLQGTAYKRTRGPTMLLLLVLLSVPNLVFTLLVYWDDQEYLDPSEPLKFARFVLASTRAFLLLVYLLAFAFPCISGAGYTLYINTVEGSPLITERDQMDTGEMVAEDGSSGLSRVFYLWLTPLLRRGQRGELDRPADVYHLPRKLRTSVVCRYFHQCWEACRRGGAVSEGQDQWPRPVSRNLLSGTWSSHYQEEPLELEGDVGLLRVLHKAFALRYYILGVLKVTVNLSSFAGPLLLSSLVNFMEDKTAPVSWGVWCALGLFASTALAAILRNIFEFEVSKVALSARAALVSAIYAKALRVSGSSLAGSSLGEVVNLMSTDTDRVGNFFNSFHELWSLPFRFSITLYLMYLQVGMAFLGGLCVALLLVPFNKFLASRILSNNKDMLRHKDSRVKLMTEVLFGIRVIKFYNWESHFTQKVSECRKQELSHLKALKYLDALCVYTWAALPVVISILTFFTYVLMGHQLTAPKVFTTLALVGQLIIPLNSFPWVLNGILEAKVSLERIQRFFKLTNQDLQAYYALVTPEDSQTSVLLSQGKFSWQGPDAPNQNNERESGSGSAKGSLLLHSLDLHVTKGSLVVVVGKVGCGKSSLLAALTGELSRLSGVVYVADREVGFGLASQEPWIQNASVRDNILFGKVYDYALYQAVIEACALSDDLNVLPNGDRTEVGENGVTLSGGQKARLALARAVYMDKDIYLLDDPLAAVDTDVAEHLMKKCIMELLRGKTRILCTHRIEFVDKADVLVLMENGTIVKTGTPAEILPLVQAVPKKRKNDHNMKEKDGLEQEEEEQSSSPDLCLDGDPDLLSAEQKQVGGLAWTVYGTYWTAVGGVLAASVLMSLLLMQASKNVSDWWLSHWISELRNNGSASTNSSSSFFGAFISPHLLLFSPGVLVSPLSPSLQLFPNLSSNVKFYLMVYGSIGASNTVFTAIRAFLYAYGTICAAKTIHNRLLDRVLKATVTFFDTTPMGRVLNRFSSDLYSVDDSLPFILNILLANVFGLLGMLVMICYGLPWVLVPLLPLALLYYQTQRFYRHTSRELKRLSSLTLSPVYSHFSETLTGLGTIRASASTARFQEENARRLEMNQRCLFLSTAAAQWLNIRLQLISVAVVTGLGVIAVVQHQYSSVDPGLVGLSLAYALSLTNLLAGLISSFTQTEMQLVSVERTEEYSTGLPSEPLEQNSQLPPSWPEQGWLEFHDVVLAYREGLPNALDGVSLVVRPGEKVGVVGRTGSGKSTLFLALFRMVELNQGRILLDGLDIGTVGLAQLRSRLAIIPQDPFLFSGTVRENLDPCGRHMDLQLLEVLDQCHLSAVVQRTGGLDAEVGERGKSFSVGQRQLLCLARALLTQAKLLCIDEATASVDQKTDKLLQQTIRETFKDKTVLTIAHRINTIMDCDRVLVMHAGKVVEFDTPAALCQTDHSIFQRLVGQRGESR; from the exons ATGAGTGAGTTCAGGCCGGCGGAGCTGCTCGCTGGCTTCTGTCACACGGACGAGCAGGATCCGTTCCCCGTGTGGCGGGATGGACGCATCGGCCCCTGTTTTAACCAGCTGGTCCTCGGAGCGCTGCCTCATGCAGGGATGGCTGTTTTCAGTGCCTGCTACCTCAGCGTGGCGAG ATGCAACCTCCTGGGGTCGTCTCCTCCCTGCGGTTGGACGCTCAGGTTGGTGTCCGCCATCCTGGCTGTGCTGCTCTTCACTGCAGACGTCGTCCTGGTGAGTCTCCTCCGGCAGGCCGACATGTACCTGGACGTCCTCGCCGACAGCTGCGCCGTCCTGGCCTGGCTGGTCCACCTCAGTGCCATCGCGGTGCTCCAGGGGACGGCGTACAAGAGAACCAGAGGACCCacgatgctgctgctgctggtgctccTGTCGGTCCCAAACCTGGTCTTTACTTTACTGGTTTACTGGGATGATCAGGAATATCTGGACCCCTCAGAACCTCTGAAATTTGCACGCTTTGTCCTCGCCTCAACCCGGGCGTTCCTCCTTCTGGTTTATCTTCTCGCCTTTGCGTTCCCGTGTATCAGTGGCGCTGGATATACTTTGTACATCAACACCGTGgagggatccccgctcatcacGGAGAGAGACCAGATGGACACGGGTGAGATGGTGGCCGAGGACGGGAGCAGCGGCTTGTCTCGGGTCTTCTACCTGTGGCTGACTCCTCTGCTCAGACGAGGGCAGCGAGGGGAGCTGGACAGACCGGCCGATGTTTACCACCTCCCGCGGAAACTTCGGACTAGTGTGGTGTGTCGTTACTTCCATCAGTGCTGGGAGGCCTGCAGACGAGGGGGGGCTGTCAGTGAAGGGCAGGATCAGTGGCCCAGGCCGGTCAGCAGGAACCTCCTGAGCGGCACCTGGAGCTCTCACTACCAGGAGGAACCTCTGGAGCTGGAGGGGGATGTAGGactgctgagggtgctgcacaAGGCGTTCGCGCTGCGGTACTACATCCTGGGTGTGCTGAAGGTGACGGTGAACTTGAGTAGCTTTGCCGGACCCCTCCTCCTCAGCAGTCTGGTGAACTTCATGGAGGACAAGACCGCTCCAGTCAGCTGGGGGGTCTGGTGTGCTCTGGGGCTCTTTGCCTCCACTGCTCTGGCTGCCATCCTCAGAAACATCTTCGAATTCGAGGTGTCCAAGGTGGCGCTGTCGGCCCGCGCCGCTCTGGTGTCAGCCATCTACGCGAAAGCCCTGCGGGTCAGCGGCAGCAGCCTCGCCGGCTCCTCTCTGGGCGAGGTGGTGAACTTGATGAGCACGGACACGGACCGCGTGGGGAACTTCTTCAACAGCTTCCACGAGCTGTGGAGCTTGCCCTTCCGCTTCAGCATCACCCTGTACCTGATGTACCTGCAGGTGGGCATGGCGTTCCTCGGAGGGCTGTGTGTGGCGCTCCTGCTGGTGCCTTTCAACAAGTTCCTGGCTTCCCGTATCCTCAGCAACAACAAGGACATGCTCAGACACAAGGACAGCCGAGTGAAG TTAATGACCGAGGTTCTTTTTGGGATTCGCGTCATCAAGTTCTACAACTGGGAGTCTCACTTCACTCAGAAGGTCTCAGAGTGTCGGAAACAGGAGCTGTCCCACCTCAAAGCCCTGAAGTACCTGGATGCACTGTGTGTTTACACCTGGGCCGCTCTGCCTGTGGTCATCTCCATCCTCACCTTCTTCACCTACGTGCTGATGGGACACCAGCTGACTGCGCCTAAG GTTTTCACCACGCTGGCTCTGGTGGGACAGTTGATCATCCCGCTCAACTCTTTCCCCTGGGTCCTCAACGGCATCCTGGAGGCCAAAGTGTCTCTGGAGCGAATCCAACGCTTCTTCAAACTCACCAACCAGGACCTGCAGGCGTACTACGCCCTGG TGACTCCTGAAGACAGTCAGACGTCCGTCCTGTTGAGTCAGGGGAAATTTTCCTGGCAGGGACCCGACGCTCCAAACCAAAACAACGAGCGGGAGAGCGGAAGTGGATCTGCTAAAGGGAGTCTGCTGCTGCACAGTCTGGATCTACACGTAACAAAG GGCTCTCTGGTCGTGGTCGTGGGGAAGGTCGGCTGTGGGAAGAGTTCGTTACTGGCTGCTCTCACCGGAGAACTCAGCAG GCTGAGTGGAGTGGTGTACGTCGCAGACAGAGAGGTGGGTTTCGGTTTGGCGTCTCAGGAGCCGTGGATTCAGAACGCGTCGGTTCGAGACAACATCTTGTTCGGGAAGGTCTACGACTACGCCTTGTACCAGGCGGTGATCGAGGCCTGCGCTCTGTCAGACGACCTCAAT GTTTTGCCGAACGGAGATAGGACAGAAGTCGGGGAGAACGGAGTGACCCTGAGCGGAGGACAGAAGGCTCGCCTGGCTCTGGCCCGAGCTGTTTACATG GACAAAGACATCTACCTCCTGGACGACCCGCTGGCGGCGGTCGACACGGATGTGGCCGAGCACCTCATGAAGAAATGCATCATGGAGCTCCTGAGGGGAAAGACCAGAATCCTTTGCACGCACCGCATCGAGTTTGTGGACAAAGCCGACGTGCTGGTGCTCATGGAGAACGGGACCATCGTCAAAACAG GCACACCAGCAGAAATCCTTCCTCTGGTGCAGGCAGTGCCGAAGAAACGGAAGAATGACCACAACATGAAGGAGAAAG ATGGCttggagcaggaggaagaggagcagagttcATCCCCTGATCTATGTTTGGATGGCGACCCTGACCTGTTGAGCGCAGAGCAGAAGCAGGTGGGCGGGTTGGCGTGGACAGTTTACGGGACCTACTGGACTGCTGTGGGCGGAGTGCTGGCAGCTTCTGTCCTGATGTCTCTGCTCCTCATGCAAG CCTCTAAGAACGTCTCTGATTGGTGGCTGTCTCACTGGATATCAGAGCTGAGGAACAACGGGTCTGCTTCCACAAacagctcctcctccttcttcggCGCCTTCATCTCACCTCACCTGCTGCTCTTCTCACCCGGAGTGCTAGT gtctcctctctccccctcgcTCCAACTGTTCCCTAACTTGAGCTCCAATGTGAAGTTCTACCTGATGGTGTACGGCTCCATCGGCGCATCAAACACTGTCTTCACCGCAATTCGAGCTTTCCTCTATGCATACGGGACCATCTGTGCCgccaagaccatccacaacaggCTGCTGGACCGGGTCCTGAAG GCCACGGTGACCTTCTTCGACACCACCCCGATGGGTCGCGTTCTGAACCGCTTCTCCTCGGACCTGTACAGCGTAGACGACAGCCTTCCCTTCATCCTGAACATCCTGCTGGCCAACGTCTTCGGCCTGCTGGGGATGCTGGTGATGATATGTTACGGCCTCCCCTGGGTCCTCGTGCCTCTGCTGCCCCTCGCTCTGCTCTACTACCAAACGCAGCGCTTCTACAGACACACGTCCCGCGAACTGAAGCGCCTGAGCAGCCTCACGCTGTCGCCCGTCTACTCTCACTTCTCTGAGACGCTGACGGGGCTGGGGACCATCCGGGCCAGCGCCAGCACGGCCAG GTTTCAGGAGGAGAACGCCAGACGTTTGGAGATGAACCAGCGCTGCTTGTTTCTCAGCACTGCAGCCGCGCAGTGGCTGAACATCCGGCTGCAGCTGATCAGCGTTGCAGTGGTGACCGGTCTGGGGGTGATTGCTGTCGTCCAGCATCAGTACAGCTCTGTGGATCCAG gtCTGGTGGGTCTGTCCCTGGCCTACGCTCTGTCCCTCACCAACCTGCTGGCCGGCCTCATCTCCAGCTTCACGCAGACTGAGATGCAGCTGGTGAGTGTGGAGAGGACGGAGGAGTACTCTACCGGACTACCCAGCGAGCCTCTGGAGCAGAACTCACAG CTGCCTCCGTCGTGGCCCGAGCAGGGCTGGCTGGAGTTCCACGATGTGGTCCTGGCTTACAGAGAGGGTCTACCTAACGCTCTGGATGGGGTGAGCCTGGTGGTGCGGCCCGGGGAGAAGGTGGGCGTCGTGGGACGCACCGGCTCCGGGAAGTCGACCCTGTTCCTGgctctgttcaggatggtggaGCTGAACCAGGGCCGGATTCTCCTGGACGGACTGGACATCGGCACGGTGGGCCTGGCTCAGCTCAG GTCCAGATTAGCCATCATCCCTCAGGATCCCTTCCTCTTCAGCGGGACCGTCAGGGAGAATCTGGACCCGTGTGGGCGACACATGGacctgcagctgctggaggTCCTGGACCAGTGTCACCTGAGCGCTGTGGTCCAGAGGACAG gtGGTCTGGATGCTGAGGTTGGAGAAAGAGGGAAGTCCTTCTCTGTGGGTCAGAGACAGCTGCTGTGTCTGGCCAGAGCTCTGCTGACTCAGGCTAAG ctcCTGTGCATCGATGAAGCCACCGCCAGCGTGGACCAGAAGACGGACAAACTGCTGCAGCAGACCATCAGAGAGACGTTCAAGGACAAGACCGTCCTCACCATCGCGCACAG GATCAACACCATCATGGACTGTGACCGGGTGCTGGTGATGCATGCTGGGAAGGTGGTGGAGTTCGACACCCCGGCTGCTCTCTGCCAAACCGACCACTCCATCTTCCAGAGGCTGGTCGGTCAGagaggagagtccagatga
- the sp2 gene encoding transcription factor Sp2 isoform X1 yields MSEQQDSMATTVAVSPSEYLQPSNASTQDAQPSPLALLAATCSKIGPPAAQAPVASPPPQPQPRRLLPIKPAPIAPAPPKNLGFLSHKGNVIQLPAGLGSSASGSPIVLTIQQSPARTSAPAPANIQYQMVPQIQGAQTIQVMPQGGQFQLIPGTNQAIITTPMTVPAPAAATAPITPQKTLAIKPSPKLRKQNNSAANMVQLPGGLTLPLNVATGEVGGAQIITETAAAPPTPGKGRRGRKKKVILTAQLPPPPPAQSPPPEQMETILIEAGDNIIQAGNNLLIVQSPGQPAMVQQVQLVQSKPESQVVQIPQQALKVVQAASATLPQVPQRQSAPTSLQVTPTDPSPTQFIFKTASGEWQTVQLQDSTSTAVTPTTPVSPITSISPPAATKRTLAGGRKERTLAKIAPAGGMISLNASPLTSATQAVQTISINGVQVQGVPVTITNAGGQQHLTVQTMQGGGLQLATTPGQQAIQVDQTLTLELPSQPGEKKRRMACTCPNCKDADKRPGEVGKRKHICHVPGCEKTFRKTSLLRAHVRLHTGERPFVCNWVFCGKRFTRSDELQRHARTHTGDKRFECSQCQKRFMRSDHLTKHYKTHINTKNL; encoded by the exons aaCAACAGGACAGTATGGCCACCACTGTTGCTGTCAGTCCCAGTGAATACCTTCAGCCCTCCAACGCCTCCACACAA GACGCTCAGCCCTCTCCTCTGGCCCTCCTAGCTGCCACCTGCAGTAAAATCGGCCCCCCTGCTGCTCAGGCTCCCGTCGCTTCTCCTCCACCGCAGCCGCAGCCTCGTAGACTCCTCCCCATAAAGCCGGCTCCGATCGCCCCCGCTCCTCCCAAAAACCTGGGCTTCCTCTCACACAAGGGGAATGTGATCCAGCTCCCTGCCGGCCTGGGCTCCTCGGCCTCTGGCAGCCCCATCGTGCTCACCATCCAGCAGAGCCCGGCTCGCACCAGCGCCCCCGCTCCTGCCAACATCCAGTACCAGATGGTGCCTCAGATCCAGGGAGCTCAGACGATCCAGGTGATGCCACAAGGCGGGCAATTCCAGCTCATCCCAGGCACCAACCAGGCCATCATCACCACACCCATGACAGTCCCAGCCCCCGCCGCCGCCACCGCCCCCATCACCCCCCAGAAGACTCTAGCCATCAAACCCTCCCCGAAGCTGCGCAAGCAAAACAACTCTGCTGCCAACATGGTGCAGCTGCCCGGAGGCCTCACGCTGCCGCTCAACGTGGCGACAGGCGAGGTGGGAGGGGCTCAGATCATCACAGAGACGGCAGCGGCCCCGCCCACTCCGGGAAAGGGGCGAcgaggaaggaagaagaaagtgaTTCTCACTGCTcagctccctcctccccctccagcACAGTCCCCGCCCCCTGAGCAGATGGAGACCATCCTGATAGAAGCTGGAGACAACATCATACAG GCCGGTAACAACCTCCTCATCGTGCAGAGTCCAGGGCAGCCGGCGATGGTGCAGCAGGTCCAACTGGTCCAGTCCAAACCCGAGTCTCAGGTGGTTCAGATCCCGCAGCAGGCCCTGAAGGTGGTGCAGGCTGCTTCTGCCACGTTGCCACAGGTCCCACAGAGACAGTCGGCCCCGACGAGTCTGCAGGTCACTCCGACAGACCCGTCACCCACTCAG TTCATCTTCAAAACAGCATCAGGCGAGTGGCAGACAGTTCAGCTTCAGGACTCCACGTCCACGGCAGTCACACCCACCACACCGGTCTCACCCATCACCTCCATCTCACCCCCGGCCGCCACCAAGAGGACGCTGGCGGGGGGGCGGAAGGAACGGACTCTGGCAAAGATTGCTCCGGCGGGGGGGATGATATCACTGAACGCCTCGCCGCTCACCTCTGCGACTCAGGCGGTGCAGACGATCAGCATCAACGGGGTCCAGGTTCAGGGGGTTCCTGTCACCATCACAAACGCAGGGG gccAGCAGCACCTCACGGTCCAGACGATGCAGGGCGGAGGGCTCCAGCTGGCTACAACGCCGGGCCAGCAGGCCATCCAGGTGGACCAGACCCTCACCCTTGAGCTGCCCAGCCAGCCAGGTGAGAAGAAGAGACGGATGGCCTGCACCTGTCCCAACTGTAAAGACGCAGATAAGAG GCCGGGCGAGGTCGGAAAGAGGAAGCACATCTGCCACGTCCCCGGCTGTGAGAAGACGTTCAGGAAAACGTCGCTGCTCCGAGCTCACGTCCGGCTGCACACCGGCGAGAGGCCTTTCGTCTGCAACTGGGTGTTCTGTGGGAAACGTTTCACACGCAGCGACGAGCTGCAGCGGCACGCCAGGACGCACACAG GAGACAAGCGCTTCGAGTGCAGCCAGTGTCAGAAGCGCTTCATGAGGAGCGACCACCTGACGAAGCATTACAAGACTCACATAAACACCAAGAACCTGTGA
- the sp2 gene encoding transcription factor Sp2 isoform X2 yields MATTVAVSPSEYLQPSNASTQDAQPSPLALLAATCSKIGPPAAQAPVASPPPQPQPRRLLPIKPAPIAPAPPKNLGFLSHKGNVIQLPAGLGSSASGSPIVLTIQQSPARTSAPAPANIQYQMVPQIQGAQTIQVMPQGGQFQLIPGTNQAIITTPMTVPAPAAATAPITPQKTLAIKPSPKLRKQNNSAANMVQLPGGLTLPLNVATGEVGGAQIITETAAAPPTPGKGRRGRKKKVILTAQLPPPPPAQSPPPEQMETILIEAGDNIIQAGNNLLIVQSPGQPAMVQQVQLVQSKPESQVVQIPQQALKVVQAASATLPQVPQRQSAPTSLQVTPTDPSPTQFIFKTASGEWQTVQLQDSTSTAVTPTTPVSPITSISPPAATKRTLAGGRKERTLAKIAPAGGMISLNASPLTSATQAVQTISINGVQVQGVPVTITNAGGQQHLTVQTMQGGGLQLATTPGQQAIQVDQTLTLELPSQPGEKKRRMACTCPNCKDADKRPGEVGKRKHICHVPGCEKTFRKTSLLRAHVRLHTGERPFVCNWVFCGKRFTRSDELQRHARTHTGDKRFECSQCQKRFMRSDHLTKHYKTHINTKNL; encoded by the exons ATGGCCACCACTGTTGCTGTCAGTCCCAGTGAATACCTTCAGCCCTCCAACGCCTCCACACAA GACGCTCAGCCCTCTCCTCTGGCCCTCCTAGCTGCCACCTGCAGTAAAATCGGCCCCCCTGCTGCTCAGGCTCCCGTCGCTTCTCCTCCACCGCAGCCGCAGCCTCGTAGACTCCTCCCCATAAAGCCGGCTCCGATCGCCCCCGCTCCTCCCAAAAACCTGGGCTTCCTCTCACACAAGGGGAATGTGATCCAGCTCCCTGCCGGCCTGGGCTCCTCGGCCTCTGGCAGCCCCATCGTGCTCACCATCCAGCAGAGCCCGGCTCGCACCAGCGCCCCCGCTCCTGCCAACATCCAGTACCAGATGGTGCCTCAGATCCAGGGAGCTCAGACGATCCAGGTGATGCCACAAGGCGGGCAATTCCAGCTCATCCCAGGCACCAACCAGGCCATCATCACCACACCCATGACAGTCCCAGCCCCCGCCGCCGCCACCGCCCCCATCACCCCCCAGAAGACTCTAGCCATCAAACCCTCCCCGAAGCTGCGCAAGCAAAACAACTCTGCTGCCAACATGGTGCAGCTGCCCGGAGGCCTCACGCTGCCGCTCAACGTGGCGACAGGCGAGGTGGGAGGGGCTCAGATCATCACAGAGACGGCAGCGGCCCCGCCCACTCCGGGAAAGGGGCGAcgaggaaggaagaagaaagtgaTTCTCACTGCTcagctccctcctccccctccagcACAGTCCCCGCCCCCTGAGCAGATGGAGACCATCCTGATAGAAGCTGGAGACAACATCATACAG GCCGGTAACAACCTCCTCATCGTGCAGAGTCCAGGGCAGCCGGCGATGGTGCAGCAGGTCCAACTGGTCCAGTCCAAACCCGAGTCTCAGGTGGTTCAGATCCCGCAGCAGGCCCTGAAGGTGGTGCAGGCTGCTTCTGCCACGTTGCCACAGGTCCCACAGAGACAGTCGGCCCCGACGAGTCTGCAGGTCACTCCGACAGACCCGTCACCCACTCAG TTCATCTTCAAAACAGCATCAGGCGAGTGGCAGACAGTTCAGCTTCAGGACTCCACGTCCACGGCAGTCACACCCACCACACCGGTCTCACCCATCACCTCCATCTCACCCCCGGCCGCCACCAAGAGGACGCTGGCGGGGGGGCGGAAGGAACGGACTCTGGCAAAGATTGCTCCGGCGGGGGGGATGATATCACTGAACGCCTCGCCGCTCACCTCTGCGACTCAGGCGGTGCAGACGATCAGCATCAACGGGGTCCAGGTTCAGGGGGTTCCTGTCACCATCACAAACGCAGGGG gccAGCAGCACCTCACGGTCCAGACGATGCAGGGCGGAGGGCTCCAGCTGGCTACAACGCCGGGCCAGCAGGCCATCCAGGTGGACCAGACCCTCACCCTTGAGCTGCCCAGCCAGCCAGGTGAGAAGAAGAGACGGATGGCCTGCACCTGTCCCAACTGTAAAGACGCAGATAAGAG GCCGGGCGAGGTCGGAAAGAGGAAGCACATCTGCCACGTCCCCGGCTGTGAGAAGACGTTCAGGAAAACGTCGCTGCTCCGAGCTCACGTCCGGCTGCACACCGGCGAGAGGCCTTTCGTCTGCAACTGGGTGTTCTGTGGGAAACGTTTCACACGCAGCGACGAGCTGCAGCGGCACGCCAGGACGCACACAG GAGACAAGCGCTTCGAGTGCAGCCAGTGTCAGAAGCGCTTCATGAGGAGCGACCACCTGACGAAGCATTACAAGACTCACATAAACACCAAGAACCTGTGA